CCGTTGGTGTGCAGCGTCTCGCCCAACACGGTGACACCGAGCGTCGATCCGACGACCGGCTCGGCGACGGTCACCGCTGGAAGCGACGCGGTGAGTGGGCCGGCCCGAAACGCCGATTGCTCCCAGGCGGTGGCCGCGATCGCCAGCACGATCCACACGTACAACTCGGGTGTGCGTAACAACGCCGGGATGCCGCGGTCGAGTTGGTCGACGACGCCCTTGGTCACGACCGAAAACAGCCCCCACAGCGAACCGGACAACAGGCCCAGCAACAGCGCGGCGACCCGTCCCGGGAACATTCGCGCGCCGATCACACACAGGATCAGGACCGGGCCCATGACCAGCGCCACGATGGTCCAGGTCTGCACCGACCCGCGTGGCATGCCGGCCTGAGGGTCGCCGACCGTGAGGATCACCGCGACCGCCGCCACCAGCAGCATGGCCCAAAACCCTTGCCGCCGTGTGACTCTGCGGTGATTCGCCCTCGCGCTGATGACCAACGCGAACAGCAGCGAGGTCACCAACAGCGCTTGGACCAGCACCACCGAACCCACGCCCAGCGCCGCGGCCTGAAACCCGAAGCCGGCCGCGGCCACGAGGCTGCCCGCCCACCATCGGCGATCGCGCAGGAGCCGGCGAAACAGCGCGACGGTGCCGACCGGTTGGTCGGTGACCCGCTGAGCGGATCGCTGCTGGACGGCATCCCCGACGCCGACCATCAAGGCGGCCGCCACCGCGAGCGCCACTGCTATGCCTGTCGTGCCCACTGGTCCTTCCCTCGACCGTCAACCGCTTGCGCCGCAACGGCTTTGCGGCAGTGGCTTCGTGGCGCACCGGTCACAGGCGCACCACGCGTCCCTCTGCCGGGCGACAGGCGGTCAGCTCGCGCGCCGGATCTTGAGCGCGGTGGTGATCATGGGAATCTGCAGCGGCAGCCGGGCCAGGGCGAAGACCCGCATCGCCCACGGCTTGTCCCACCACAGCCGGACCATGTTGACGTTGCCCGGGAAGACCCCGACGAACAGGGCGACGGCGGCCAGCGCCGCGGCTCGCCGGGTGCGCCGCGGCACCAGCAGCGCCCCGATCGTCAGCTCGGCCACTCCCGATCCGTAGGTGTAGAACCGCGGGCTGCCGGGCAGCTCGACGGGAATGATCGAGTCGAACGGCTTGGGCGCCACGAAGTGCAGGGTGCCGATGCCGAGCAGCATCGCCGCGACACGGTAGGCGAGTTGCTGGGTGGCGTCACGGCCGGCGACGGGTCTGATTGTCATGAAGACATTGTGCCCATTGCCGCCATCGGTTACGCGCGGTCGGCGTCGGTGAAACGGATGACGCCGCGAATGTTGCGCCCCTCGAGCATGTCGCGGTAGCCGTCGTTGATCTGCTCGAGGGTGTACTCGCGCGTGACCATGTCGTCGAGGTTGAGCTGTCCCAGCGTGTACATCTCGAGGATCGCCGGAATGTCGTACTGGGGATTGCCGCCACCAAAAATGCTGCCCTGCAAGCTCTTCTGCAGCAGCGAGAGTCCCGCAAGGTTGAGGGTGACCTCGTTGGCCTGCACGCTGGCCATGCCGGTGAGGCAGCACACCCCGCCCTTGGCCGTCAGCCCCATCCACGACTCGACGTCTTTGCCTTCCACGTGGCCCACGGTGACGATCACCTTGTGGCACATCATGCCTCGGGTCGCCTCGGCGATGCCGGCCGCGGCGCTGCCCACGTCGGCGAAAGAAGCTGTGGCGCCGAACTTGAGCGCCTGCTCGCGCTTCCATTCGTAGGGGTCGACGGCGAAGATGCGTCGGGCCCCGGCGATGCGGGCGCCCTGCAGCGCGGCGACGCCGACGCCGCCGATGCCGATGACGGCGACATCCTCGCCCGGCGCGACCGCCGCGCTGCGTACCGCCGAGCCGTAGCCGGTGGTCACCCCGCAGCCCACCAGGCAGGCCACGTCGAACGGGATCGCGGGGTCGATCTTGACCACCGAGGTCTGGTGCACCACCACATAGGGCGCGAACGTGCCCAGCAGTGACATCGGGATGACGTCGCGGCCCCGCGCGGTGACGCGAAACGATCCGTCGGAGACCGATTGGCCCGACAGCAGGCCCATGCCCAGGTCGCACAGGTTGCGCAGCCCTGTCTGGCACGGCGTGCACTTGCCGCAGGACGGGATGAACGACATGACCACGTGATCGCCGACGGCCAGGTGCTCGACACCATCGCCGACCTCGGTGATGATGCCGGCGCCCTCGTGGCCGCCCAGCACCGGGAAGCTGGGGATGGGAAAGTCACCGGTCAGCAGGTGGTGGTCGGAGTGGCACAGGCCAGCCGTCTCCAACTGCACCGTCACCTCGCCGTGGCGGGGTTCGCCGATCTCGATCTCGTCGATCACCCAGGGTTCGTTGAGGTCCCAGACCAGGGCGCCTTTGGTTTTCAACGGGGAGGCCTCCTGAAACGTGTACTAACCGCTTAATTGTTAGCGCGGTCACAGACCGGCCCCCACCGAACTTAGACCAATACTATTGTCTATACAGTATTTGAAACGATTCGCCGCGACTGAACGCCGCCAGACCGCTCGAGGTGCAGAACATGGGTACACCCGTAATCGTCGGAGCCGTTCGAACGGCGATCGGCCGTTCCTTCAAGGGAACGCTCGTCAACACGCCGCCCGAGACGCTGATCACCGCGGTGCTTCCCGAGGTGGTGCGCCGCTCCGGTGTCGACCCGGCCGCCATCGACGACATCATCTTCGCCGAATCTCATTACGGCGGTGGCGATCTGGCGCGCTATGCGGCCACGGCGACGGGCCTCGAGCACGTCCCCGGCCAATCGGTCAACCGGCACTGCGCGGGCAGCCTCACCGCGATCGGCAACGCGGCGGCGCAGATCGGCTCCGGCATGGAGCGGGTGCTGATCGCCGGCGGCGTGCAGTCGCTGTCGATGACGCCGCTGACCAACTGGCGGATCCCCGGGCCCGAGCTGAAGTTCGAGGAGCGCTGGATGCCACCCACGCACGTCGAGACGCCCGACGCGCCGGCGAAGGACATGTCGATCACCGTCGGCTGGAACACCGCACAGACGGTGGGCATCACGCGCGAGGAAATGGACGCCTGGGCTGCCCGCTCGCACCAGCGCGCCGTCGCGGCCCAGGATGCGGGCAAGTTCGTCGACGAGATCCTGCCGCTGAAGATCTCCCAGGCGGACGGCTCGGTCATCGAGTTCGCCGTCGACGAGCACCCCCGCCGCGACACCACCGTCGAAAAGCTCGCCGGGCTCAAGGTGTTGCACCCCGAGATCGAGGGCTTCTCGATCACGGCGGGCAACAGCAGCGGCACCAACGACGCCGCGGCCGCGGTCGCGCTGGTGGACCGCGAGTACGCCGACGCCGAAAAGCTCAACGTGATGGGCACGGTCAGGGCGTGGGCCGCCGCGGGCGTGCCGCCGCGGGACTGCGGTCTGGGTGCGGTCAAGGTCATCGGCAAGGCGCTGCAGCGCGCCGGGTTGTCCCCCGGCGACGTGGCGCTGTGGGAGATCAACGAGGCGTTCGCGTCCGTGCCGATCGCGGCGTGCCGCGAATACGGCCTCGACGAGGAGAAGGTGAACTTCTCCGGCAGCGGCTGCAGCCTCGGCCACCCCATCGCGGCCTCCGGGGCGCGCATGGTGACCACGCTGGCCTACGAGCTGGCCCGTCGCGGCGGCGGCATCGGCGTCGCGGCGATGTGTGCCGGCGGCGGCCAGGGCGGCGCTGTGGTCATCGAGGTCTAGCGGCGATCGCGAGGGCAGCGAAGCTGGGCGAAGCGGGTCGCCGCCATCAGGTCTAGCGGCGATCGCGAGGGCAGCGAAGCTGGGCGAAGCGGGTCGCCGCCATCAGGTCTAGCGGCGATCGCGAGGGCAGCGAAGCTGGGCGAAGCGGGTCGCCGCCATCAGGTCTAGCGGCGTCAGTTACAGAACGTGTAGCCGATGAACTGGGTGCCGCGCGTGTCGCCGCTGGCGTAGTTGGCGAAGTGCACCGCCGGTTTTCCGTCGTACTGGGTGTTCATCGGCTGAACGGTCGGTGGTGGAACGTCTTTGGGGAACGCCAGGATCATGTCGGCGAAGATCTCCAGCCCGACCTGGCAGATGGCTTCGCGCCGCGGCGGCTGCGGATTCCATGCGTGCACGACGACCGGCTCGGTCAGCTGAGTTCCGGTCGCGCAGTTCGGGTCGCAGAGCTTGAACACGGCGGTGCCGGTCCCGTCGGCGCCCTGCGGCCCCCAGGAGTTCCACGACATGTCCTGCAGCGCAACGGCTACGCTGGCGCACCCGAGAACGTTGAGTTTCTTGGGACGCGCGACCGGCGGGACGGATGGGTTGTAGCAGCCCGGGATGGCGAAGCTCTCCGGCGCCGCCGGCGGTGGGCTCGTCGGACCCGTCGCGCTGTGATTGTCTCCGGTTAGCCGCACCCCCACGAAGGCCACTGCCCCGACCAGGACGACCGCCACGATGCCGATCGCGATCCAGCGCCCCCGCGAGCTGTGCCGCAACCGCCTCGATGATCCGACGTTGGCCTTGCCGCTCACGTCCACCAGATTACGGACGAATTTCTCGTCGGGGGGGGTGGTGCCCCGCCGCAGCTTCTCAGGGTAAAGTTGGTCATCACTGCCAACTTATTAAGGATTCCGTGGAGACGCCGATGAATGACCATGATCTGGCCGCGCGGCTGGCCACCGACGCCGGTCAGCTGTTGCTCGGGGTCCGGCAAGACTTCGCCGACGCGGAAGCGAGCGAACGGAAAGCGGCGGGGGACAAGCGATCCCACGACTTTCTGATGGCGGCGCTCACCGCGGAGCGCCCCGGTGACGCGGTGCTGTCCGAGGAGGGCGCCGACAACCCGGTGCGGTTGAGCTCCGAGCGGGTCTGGATCGTCGACCCGCTGGACGGGACGCGGGAATTCTCCGAGCTCGGACGTGACGACTGGGCGGTGCACGTCGCCCTGTGGGAGGCCGGCGAGCTGGTCGCCGGCGCCGTCGCCCTGCCGGCGCAGGGCATCACGTTTGCCACTCCCGACATCGCCTCGCCGCCCGCGGCGCCGGGCAAGCCGCGCATCGTGGTCTCGCGCACCCGCCCGCCCGCCATCGCGCTGAACGTCCGGGACGCCTTAGACGGTGTGCTGGTGGAAATGGGTTCGGCCGGCGCCAAGGTGGCCTCGATCGTCCAGGGCTTGTCCGATGTGTACGTGCACGCCGGCGGGCAATACGAATGGGACTCCGCGGCCCCGGTGGCGGTGGCCCGCGCCGCCGGGCTGCACACCTCCCGCATCGACGGATCCGCCCTGGCCTACAACCAGCCCGACCCGAAGCTGCCGGATCTCGTGGTGTGCCGTCCCGAACTCGCGGAAGCCGTACTCGCGGTTACTCGCTGACAGCTGTGTGTGCCGCCGCATGAGGCCTTGACTCATCCTCATGAGGCGGCGACAATCAGATCTTACATCATTTGTAACGCTGTATAATTCCTTTCGGGAAATGGATCAGTGACTGATCTCCAAGTGCGCCGGCCCAAGTTCGATTTCACGGATGATGTTCCGTGGGTGTGGCACCCGCAGAATCCCGCGTTCTCCTTCTTCATGAACGCGACGTCGATCATCGCGATCGGTTTCGAGCAGATGCTCGTGGCGGCCGTGCAGGAGGCCAAGCCGGGCATGACCGGCACCGAGGTGGCGGCCGAGGCCACGGCCTTCCTGCGGCAGGAGGCCCAGCACTCCAGCTCGCACCGCAAGCATGTGAACGCCCTCATCAAGCACTACCCGGGGCTGCAGGAGACGTTCGACGACGCGATGGCGTGCTTCGAAGGTCTCACCGACACCGAACCACTCGAATTCCGCCTGGCATACATCGCCGACCTGGAAGCGACGTTCACGCCGTCGTTCAAGCTGATGCTCGACAACGAGGCGACGCTGTTCCGTCCGGGCGATGATCGCGTCGCGTCGCTGTTCTTGTGGCACTTCGTCGAAGAGGTCGAGCACCGCAGCTCGGCGCTGCGGATCTACGACGCGGTGGTGGGCGACAGCTGGTACCGCATCCGGGCCCTGCCCGCGGTCGTGCGGCACCTGCTGCGCGTCATGTCGGTGATCGCCGACGGCGTGAACGCCCATGTGCCCCTGGCGGATCGGAGAGTCGACGCGCGAACGTTGCTGCCCGCCTACGGTGCCGCGCACAACATCAAACGCAAACTTGCCCCGGGCAGCCACCGCCACGACGTGCCGTCGGCCTTCGCCGCCGTGCCCCGCAAGCAGATACTCGTGGCCGCCGGACGGGTGCTCCTGAGCCAAACCCCGTTCCACAAGCCGGAACACGAGCCCTTGCCACGCTTCGCCGATCGCTGGTTCCGGCGCTGGGACGACGGCGGCGACGTCACCCGCTGGTACACCTCCGCCGCGACCGGCTAGGTCAGGGCGACGTCGCCGGCGTGACGAATCGCTCCACGTAGGGGGCGAACCGCTGGCGCAGGTCGTCCTTGTCCAGGCCCAAGTCTTCGGCGTGGTACTCGACGCTACCCAGTCGTCCGCGCTGGTGGCCGGCCAGATACGCCGCCACGGCCTCCCGCGACTCCGCCGACGGGCGGTAGCCCGCCACAGCCCAGACCCGCTGCACCATCGCGAGGTCGTCGGCCATGAACTCGTCGAAGCGCACGTCGATGGTGCGGTCGGCGGGCAGCCGGTCGTGATCGCGCAGGCACGCGCTGAGCAGCTCGTCGATCCGCGTAATCCAATACTCCGCCACCGTTTTCACGTCGACCTCATCGACGCTCATTCGCATCGTGTAGGTCATCATCGTGGCCATCGAGACCGCCACATCGACGGGATCGCGGTGCGTGACGATGAACGTCGCGTCGGGAAAGACATTGAGAATCGGGACGAACTGCTCGAGGTGCTGGGGCGACTTGAGCACCCAGCGCCGGTCGTAGCCGTCTTGGTGCTGCAGCACCTGCAGCATCATGCGCAGGAATTGGTAGCCGGGAGTCTGGTCGTGGTCGCGCAGGTAATCCGACCAGCGGGGCAGGTGGGTGAGCGTGGTGAAAAAGCCGCTGGAGAAATCCTGGACCATCAGCCCGATGTCCTCGTGGATGTGGTCGATCGTCATCTCGTGCATCAGCGTGAAGTACGGCATCAGCGTGTTGGAGATGTTGAGGGCGTCACCGGTGCGCTGGCGGCGGGGCTCGATGGTGCCCTCTTCTCCCGGCGCGGGCAGCGGTTCCTGGGCCTCCCAGTAGGGCAGGGACCGTAGCGCCGGGTCGGCCGCGAGCAGGCTGTGTAGGTGAGTGGTGCCGGTGCGCGGCAGGCCCGCGATGACCATCGGCGCCGCGATGTCGATGTCGAAGATCTCGGGGTGGCGCTTGAGGTGGTCGATGACGCGCAGCCGGCCCTTGAGGAACGTCAGCATCAGCGAGAACGCGTACGTGCGGCCGAACGCCGTCATGTGTGGCAGTTCGCCGAAGGCCTCCAGCAGCACGGCCATCCGCTCGCGGTAGTCCTGGTCGCCGAAATCGGTCAAACCCGTTTGGGCAGAGGCCTGTTCGTGCAGGGCTTCGGTGGTCAGCGGGCAGTAGTCGGCCATCGCGGCCATGCCGTCGATGATCAGCTGGGCCTCGGGCGTGAACGTCGGCCTGGCCAGGTCGGTGATGTGAATGGCGTCGGTCACGTTCGGACCCTACCGTCGGCGTTACACATTTTACAAGAGACGATACGCTGTATCATATTGCGATGACCACCTCCCCGGCCTCCGCCGCATGGCGCGAACTGCTCACCGCCTTCGCCGATTTCGAGAACCTGTTCCTCGATGGGCCCAAGGCGGTCCGCGGCGAGTTGGCCGTCGCCGAGGGCTATCAGTTCCTCGCCACCATGCTGGGACTGTCGTTGGACGTGACGCTGTTCAGCGACCCGGTGGCGCCGCGATTCCTCGATCTGCTGACGCCGTTTCGCCACGACCGACGTTGGGGTGGGGACAACTCGGACGCGTACTACAGCTACGCCGTGGTCGACCCGCACCGCACCTACCGCGTCAGCGGCACCCCGAACGGCAGCGCCATGTACTCGGTGGCCGTCTACAACGAACCCGAGCCGGGAGCGTGGCCCAACCGCACCCTCGGCGTGCTGTACGACGAGGACATGCCGCTCGACGACGACGGCCGCTTCTCCTGCGTGCTGGGCGCGTCTCGGCCCGTCGGCTACGACGGCCCGTTCATCGACCTCGGCGATGACGGGCACGGGGTGCTCACCCGTGACTACCACGAGGATCCCGCGCGCAGCCGGCGGGTGGACTGGGCGATCGAGGTCATCGATCACGGTGGCCGGCCCGTTGCTCCGGCGAAAACCGAAGAGTCCGTGGCGCACTCGCTGCGGTCGGCGCTGCGCTACGCCCAGGACATGTTCGCCCTCGTGCCGCTCGTGCTGCAGGAGCGCAAGCCGGCGGAACTGGCCGACGGGCAGAATCTGTTCCACAACACGTTCGCGCCCCCCTATCGCGCCGGCGGCGCGACGCATGGCTACTCGATGCAGAACGCGGTCTACAGCCTGGGCGCCTACTCGCTGGAGCCTGGCGAGGCGCTGGTGATCACGACGCGTCATCCGCGGTGCCGGTTCTGGAACCTGACGGTGTGGAACCAGTACATGGCCGCGACCGACCTCGAATATGGCCGTGCCGGAATCAATTCCGGCTTGGCGGCCGCCAACAGCGACGGCACCGTCACCATCGTGATCAGCCGCGAGGCACTCGGGCATCCCAATGCCATCTCCACCAAGGACCACCCGGAGGGGTTGCTGTCGTTCCGCTGGTTTCACGCCGACGAGCTGCCCGAGCAGCCGGAGACGGCCGTCGTCGCCGCGGCCGACGCGCCGCGGCAGCTGACCTAGCCTGCCGAGCAGACGCAGAATCGCACTAAGTTCGGCGACTTCGTGCGATTCTGCGTCTGCTCGCCGCGGACCGCGGCGGCGTCATCACCACAGGCCCGATCCAGTGCCGGAGCACGGCGCGCAGCTCGGTCGCGGTGCGCGGTGGCTGTGAGGGAACCAGCACCATGGACTGGATGAGGCGAAGCAGGTACTCGACCAGGACGTCGAAGTCCTTGCCGCGGTAACCCAGGGCCGCCCAGTCGATCCCGGTGTGCTCCAACAACACTCGCGATCGCGCGGTCGATTCGCCCATCACCATCTGCTGGCTCGTCAGGCGCGTCCGGTCCGTTTCCAGCAGGGTCATCAACAGCGGTTCCTGAGGGAGGCGCTCGACGAGGTAGGCCACCGCCTCGACGAGCAGGTCCACCGGGTCGTCGATGCCCGACGTCAGGTCGGCGATCCGGGCGGTCCATCCGCCCAGGGCGACGTCGCTGGCCGCGGTCACCAGCTCGTCGATGGTGGCGAAGTAGCGATAGACCGTGGGACGGGTGACGCCGAGGTCACCGGCGATGGTGGACAGGCTGGTGCCATGCGGACCGCGGCGCTCCATGCTCCGGATGGCCGCGTCGACGATGCGCTTGCGCGCGTCCTCGTCGTCGGCCGGAGGCGCGCCGCCCCACCCTTTCCTGCCCATGATGTGAAGACCTCACCCCGTTCACCGCTGAATCACCCAATCATACAACGGTTCCGGAATTGTCAAATCATGTCGGCGCGGGGGCGAAGGGATCTATCGAAATACTGTGCTACACAGTATCTTTGGAGAGAACTCAGAGCAGGGCCTGTTGCCACGACAGGACACGTCGGGCCAGTTCGGGGCCGCGGTCCTCCTGAATGAAATGACTGGCGTTGATGCGGGCGTGCGGCTGGCCCGCGGCGCCCGGGATGTGCTTGATCAGCGGGGTGTCCGCCTGCCCGAGGATGGGGTCGCGGGCGCCGAAGATCGCCAGGAAGGGTTTTTCCCAGCGGCCGAGCGCCTCCCACGCCTTCCTGTTGGCCGGGATCGCCGGGTCGGCGGGCGAGGTGGGGACCAACTGGGGGAACGCCCGGGCCCCGGCTTGATACGTCTTGTCGGGGAAGGGGGCGTCGTACCCGGCCCGCACCTTCGACGACACCCGGCGGACCGTCCCGGCCCCCACGATGCGCCCCGCGGGCAGCACGGGGGAGTAGCGCGCAAAGGCACGCCAGGCGTGGAAGGCGGGCGGGGTGCGCCGTTGCGCGGTCGGCAGGAAACCGTTGGCCACCACCAGCCTCCCGACACGGTCGGGCTGCTCGGCGGCGATGCGCAGCCCGATCAGCGATCCCCAGTCCTGCACGAGCAGCGTGACATCCCAGAGGTTGAGGTGCTCGAACCACGAGATCACCCATTCCACGTGCCGCTGGTAGGTGTAATCCTCGATCCGGCTGGGCTTGTCCGACCGGCCGAAACCGATCAGGTCGGGCGCCAGCACCCGGTTACCGGCGTCGGTCAGGGGCGTGATCATGGAGCGGTATAGATAGCTCCACGTGGGCTCGCCGTGCAGCAGCACGATCGGCGGCCCTTCGATCGGCCCCTCGTCGAGATAGTGCATGCGCAGCGGCCGGGTGTCGCTTGCCGTGACGTCGAGATAATGCGCTACGAACGGGTAGCCCTCCAGGTTTTCGAAACGGGAGTCCGGGGTTCGCAGCACATGCATATCAGCTCCTCCGGTGAACCGGCACCTCTGCTAGCCTCTCTCGCCGACGCGCATTCGTCTAGTGGGAGATTCATTGAGCTGGGCCGCGCAGGCCACTAAACTGGCTTGTTCATGGCAATTCGGCGCGCGGTTCTGCTCATAGCCGACATCGGCGGTTACACGCATTACATGCAGTGGAACCGGACGCACCTTGCCCACGCCCAGCTGACGGTCGCGGGCCTTTTGGAGTCGGTCATCAACGCTGCCAAGGGGCTGAAACTGGCCAAGCTCGAGGGCGACGCCGCGTTCTTCTGGGCACCGGACACCAACGCCAAAGTGGTGGTGTGCGAGCGGCTGTCACGGATGCGCACGTCGTTCCTGGAGCGACGGGAGCGGATGAAAAACGACATCGCCTGCCAGTGCGCGAGTTGCGAACAGCTCGAGAAGCTGTCGCTGAAATTCGTCGTGCACGTGGGCGAGGTGGCGGATCAGAGGGTGAAACGCCATGTCGAACTGGCCGGCTTCGATGTGATCCTGGTGCACCGAATGCTGAAAAACATGGTGCCGGTAGCCGAATACGTACTCATGACCGATCCCGTCGCGGAATGCCTCGACGAGTCGATGCGTGGGCTGTGCACACCGATGCTGCACGTGTTCGACGGCATCGGCGAAACGTCGACGCACTACATCGACCTCGCGACGTTGCAGGTCCCCGCCGTGGAACCCGGGCGCAGTCTCTTGCGCCGGCTCGGCGCGACGATGAAGTTCGAGTTCAACACCCTGCCGTTCACCCTGGGCCTGCGGGAGCCCGCCGAAGGGTTCCGCAACTTGGGGCGAGGGACCGAAGAAATCTCCGCGTAGCCCTGCGCCGCTATCGGGCCCCGGCGAGAGCGCGGCCCATGCGGGATACCGCCTCGGTGAGAATGGCGCGCGAGGTGGCGAAGTTCAGCCTGACGTGCCCGGCCCCGCCGGTGCCGAACACGTGGCCGGAGCTGAGCGCCACCCGGGCGTGATCGAGGAACCAGCGGGCCGGTCCGGACAGGTCGGCCACGACCGCGAGGCCGTCGCTTTCCTCTTCGTCGATGCCGAGAGCCCGGCAGTCCAGCCACGCGAGGTAAGTCCCTTGTGGCCATAGGTATTTCACGCTGGGCAGCTGCTCGGCGACCAACTCGCCCAGCAGCTTCCGGTTCGCGTCGAGGCCATCCAGCGTCGCGTCGAGCCAGTCGGCGCCGCTGCGGAACGCCTCGGCGTGCGCGATCACGCCGAGATGGCTGGCGCCATGACTGACCTCCTCCGGCATCCGGCTCAGGTCGGCGGATGCCTCCGGCCCGGCGATCGCCACCGCCGCCTTCAGTCCGGACAGATTCCAGGCCTTGGACGCCGACGTCAGGGCGAAGGCGTTCTCGGCTCCGGGGACGGTCAGGAAGGGGGTGAACCGCGATCCCGGCAGAATGACGGGCGCGTGGATCTCGTCGGACACCACCCGGACGCCGTATCCGCGCGCGAGCTCGGCGACCGTGCGCAGCTCCTCGGGGGTGTGCACCGTGCCGGTCGGGTTGTGCGGATTGCACAACAGGTAGGCGACTTTCGCGTCCTTGCCGGCGCCGGCGCGGGCTCGGGAAAAGGCCTCCGCCAACGCGCCCAGATCGATGCGCCCCTCGGCGAGCGGCGCTTCGATCACCCGGCGGCCGTCGTGCGCCACGAACGCGTAAAACGGTGCGTACACAGGGGGATTGACGACGACGGCGTCACCGCGATCGGTGACCAAACGCAAGACCTCGACGATGCCGAGCATGACGTCGGGAACGAGCGTGGTGCGGCCCACGTCCAGGTCATCCCAGTTCCAGTGGCGCGCCGCGAAGCCGCTGACCGCCTCCGCCAGCGCCGTGCCGCAGGGGTATCCGGTGTCGCCGTTGGCCACGGCCCTGTGCAGCGCCTCGGCCACCGTCGGCGGCAGGTTGACGTCCATCTCGGCGACCCACAGCGGCAGGACGTCGGCGGGATGCGCCCGCCATTTCATGCTGGTGCGAAGCCGCAATTGATCGAGCGTGAGCTCCTCGAAGGGATTAAATGTCACTCGGGCAGATTATGTGGCGAACGCGTGCTGCGGAATCGTCAACGGCAGGTCGACCGAGCTGAGCAATCCCGGTTCCGCGGCAACCACATACGGCACGGCGTTGACGACGCGCATCGCGGTGGCGACCATGGCGCCCGCCCCCGAGGTCATGCTGGCGATCCCGGCCCGGCCGGGATCCCGCAGCGTGGCCGCCAGGGTGCAGTCGAGGTCGGGGTCGCCGGTGATCACGACGCGATAGGACAGATCGCCGATCCCGGTGGGCCAGTCGGGGGCGACGTCGTGGGCGAGGCGGGTGACGTGCTCGATGACGATGGCCTCGCGGCCGTCGACCACCCCGATCGCCTGCATCCGCAGAGCGCCACAGGTTCCGGCCTCGACGGTGCCCATCGCGACTTCCAGCGTCCGGTTGGTGACGGCGCGATCGAAACTCTCGCGGACCTCCTGGACTTCGACCCCCAGGGCGTCGGCGATCAAGCGGATCTGGCCCTGCCATTCGCCGGCGATCGCGCCGGGATAGCTGATCCAGGGTTGGTAGTCGAGCGGGCGGCCGAAACCCAGCGCGTCGCTCATGATGTCGGGAACGCCGTAGTCGTCGTAGAGGCCGATCTCGAACGAGTGGATCTTTTCGATGACTGACGACTGGGTGGACAGCACCAGGGGCAGGTAGTCGGCGGCGAAGCCCGGCTCAATCCCCGACGCGTACAGCGACGCCTGGCCCCGTTTGGCGGCGGCGTCCAGTTGGTCGCGCCACTCCGCGGGTTCGTAGGCGTGCGGGTTGACCAGCCGCGTGGTGCTGGTCGTGACGACGTTGATCCCGGCTTCGAGCAGCTTGACGTAGTCCGGGATGGCCAGCGCGTCGCGCTCCGGGCCGCTGGCCGCGTAGATGACGCAGTCGGGCTTCAGTGCGATCAGCCCGTCGGCGTCGTTGGTGGCCGCTAGGCCGATCGGCTCGCCGCCGGCCAGTTCGCCCGCGTCCTTGCCGACCTTGTCGTCCGAGTGCACCCAGACGCCGGCCAGTTCCAGATTGGGGCGCCGCGACAGGGCGCGGATGGCGATCGAGCCGATGCCGCCGGTCGCCCACACCACCACGCGATGAGTTGTCATCTGGTTTCTCC
The sequence above is drawn from the Mycobacterium marseillense genome and encodes:
- a CDS encoding NDMA-dependent alcohol dehydrogenase, whose amino-acid sequence is MKTKGALVWDLNEPWVIDEIEIGEPRHGEVTVQLETAGLCHSDHHLLTGDFPIPSFPVLGGHEGAGIITEVGDGVEHLAVGDHVVMSFIPSCGKCTPCQTGLRNLCDLGMGLLSGQSVSDGSFRVTARGRDVIPMSLLGTFAPYVVVHQTSVVKIDPAIPFDVACLVGCGVTTGYGSAVRSAAVAPGEDVAVIGIGGVGVAALQGARIAGARRIFAVDPYEWKREQALKFGATASFADVGSAAAGIAEATRGMMCHKVIVTVGHVEGKDVESWMGLTAKGGVCCLTGMASVQANEVTLNLAGLSLLQKSLQGSIFGGGNPQYDIPAILEMYTLGQLNLDDMVTREYTLEQINDGYRDMLEGRNIRGVIRFTDADRA
- a CDS encoding sulfotransferase family protein, coding for MTDAIHITDLARPTFTPEAQLIIDGMAAMADYCPLTTEALHEQASAQTGLTDFGDQDYRERMAVLLEAFGELPHMTAFGRTYAFSLMLTFLKGRLRVIDHLKRHPEIFDIDIAAPMVIAGLPRTGTTHLHSLLAADPALRSLPYWEAQEPLPAPGEEGTIEPRRQRTGDALNISNTLMPYFTLMHEMTIDHIHEDIGLMVQDFSSGFFTTLTHLPRWSDYLRDHDQTPGYQFLRMMLQVLQHQDGYDRRWVLKSPQHLEQFVPILNVFPDATFIVTHRDPVDVAVSMATMMTYTMRMSVDEVDVKTVAEYWITRIDELLSACLRDHDRLPADRTIDVRFDEFMADDLAMVQRVWAVAGYRPSAESREAVAAYLAGHQRGRLGSVEYHAEDLGLDKDDLRQRFAPYVERFVTPATSP
- a CDS encoding 3'(2'),5'-bisphosphate nucleotidase CysQ, which translates into the protein MNDHDLAARLATDAGQLLLGVRQDFADAEASERKAAGDKRSHDFLMAALTAERPGDAVLSEEGADNPVRLSSERVWIVDPLDGTREFSELGRDDWAVHVALWEAGELVAGAVALPAQGITFATPDIASPPAAPGKPRIVVSRTRPPAIALNVRDALDGVLVEMGSAGAKVASIVQGLSDVYVHAGGQYEWDSAAPVAVARAAGLHTSRIDGSALAYNQPDPKLPDLVVCRPELAEAVLAVTR
- a CDS encoding DMT family transporter, whose product is MGTTGIAVALAVAAALMVGVGDAVQQRSAQRVTDQPVGTVALFRRLLRDRRWWAGSLVAAAGFGFQAAALGVGSVVLVQALLVTSLLFALVISARANHRRVTRRQGFWAMLLVAAVAVILTVGDPQAGMPRGSVQTWTIVALVMGPVLILCVIGARMFPGRVAALLLGLLSGSLWGLFSVVTKGVVDQLDRGIPALLRTPELYVWIVLAIAATAWEQSAFRAGPLTASLPAVTVAEPVVGSTLGVTVLGETLHTNGVGLVALGVSVAVMVAATIALAHSQASSAPSDDEKPSLSREPA
- a CDS encoding thiolase family protein, translating into MGTPVIVGAVRTAIGRSFKGTLVNTPPETLITAVLPEVVRRSGVDPAAIDDIIFAESHYGGGDLARYAATATGLEHVPGQSVNRHCAGSLTAIGNAAAQIGSGMERVLIAGGVQSLSMTPLTNWRIPGPELKFEERWMPPTHVETPDAPAKDMSITVGWNTAQTVGITREEMDAWAARSHQRAVAAQDAGKFVDEILPLKISQADGSVIEFAVDEHPRRDTTVEKLAGLKVLHPEIEGFSITAGNSSGTNDAAAAVALVDREYADAEKLNVMGTVRAWAAAGVPPRDCGLGAVKVIGKALQRAGLSPGDVALWEINEAFASVPIAACREYGLDEEKVNFSGSGCSLGHPIAASGARMVTTLAYELARRGGGIGVAAMCAGGGQGGAVVIEV
- a CDS encoding metal-dependent hydrolase produces the protein MTDLQVRRPKFDFTDDVPWVWHPQNPAFSFFMNATSIIAIGFEQMLVAAVQEAKPGMTGTEVAAEATAFLRQEAQHSSSHRKHVNALIKHYPGLQETFDDAMACFEGLTDTEPLEFRLAYIADLEATFTPSFKLMLDNEATLFRPGDDRVASLFLWHFVEEVEHRSSALRIYDAVVGDSWYRIRALPAVVRHLLRVMSVIADGVNAHVPLADRRVDARTLLPAYGAAHNIKRKLAPGSHRHDVPSAFAAVPRKQILVAAGRVLLSQTPFHKPEHEPLPRFADRWFRRWDDGGDVTRWYTSAATG